Proteins found in one Fibrobacter sp. UWR4 genomic segment:
- a CDS encoding helix-turn-helix domain-containing protein: MQKSATKIAKDIGVTANTVCRWVQDYRKQNNLPSYEEERRLKRVSIEELATKNRELERKLKQREKELAEEKSASRIS; encoded by the coding sequence CTGCAAAAGTCCGCTACCAAGATTGCCAAGGATATCGGTGTCACAGCGAATACCGTGTGCAGGTGGGTCCAGGATTACCGAAAGCAGAACAATTTACCGTCTTATGAAGAAGAACGCCGGCTCAAGAGAGTCTCCATTGAAGAACTTGCGACAAAGAACCGTGAACTGGAGCGGAAACTTAAACAACGAGAAAAAGAACTTGCCGAAGAAAAGTCCGCAAGTCGAATATCGTAA